A region from the Arcobacter sp. LA11 genome encodes:
- a CDS encoding ParB/RepB/Spo0J family partition protein, producing MALGRGLGELLGEVETAYSNSNATGSSGTIDLDVNQIQPNPNQPRKIFDEDKLKELSDSIVEHGLLQPITVIENENNEYVLIAGERRLRAHKLANLETIKANIVEIEDFKLRELALIENIQRDDLNIVELAYSYAQLINEHSITHDELSKKVFKSRTSITNTLRLLQLSSYVQQMLANDKISAGHGKVMLGLSEEDQKKVADSIVGQKLSVRETEALVRELKTPISKKTEKTSKSKKVDYNFKPLDNALKTLKNSNLKVKAEKNYFKIEINSQEDIEKISNYFGNTL from the coding sequence ATGGCATTAGGTAGAGGACTTGGAGAACTTTTAGGTGAAGTGGAAACAGCTTACAGCAATTCAAATGCGACTGGAAGTAGTGGTACTATAGATCTAGATGTTAATCAAATTCAACCAAATCCAAATCAACCAAGAAAAATATTTGATGAAGATAAATTAAAAGAGTTATCTGATTCAATTGTAGAACATGGTTTGCTTCAACCAATTACAGTAATTGAAAACGAAAATAATGAGTATGTTTTAATTGCTGGTGAGAGAAGATTAAGAGCTCATAAACTTGCAAATTTAGAGACAATAAAAGCTAATATTGTAGAAATTGAAGATTTTAAATTAAGAGAATTAGCATTAATTGAAAATATTCAAAGAGATGATTTAAATATTGTAGAATTAGCTTACTCTTATGCACAATTAATTAATGAACATAGTATAACTCATGATGAGTTATCAAAAAAAGTTTTTAAAAGTAGAACTTCTATTACAAATACTTTAAGATTATTACAATTAAGTTCTTATGTACAACAAATGCTTGCAAATGATAAAATTTCTGCAGGTCATGGAAAAGTTATGCTTGGCCTATCTGAAGAGGATCAGAAGAAGGTTGCTGATTCTATTGTTGGACAAAAACTGTCAGTAAGAGAGACAGAAGCTCTTGTAAGAGAGTTAAAAACTCCTATTTCTAAAAAAACAGAAAAAACTTCTAAATCAAAAAAAGTTGATTACAATTTTAAACCCTTAGATAATGCTTTAAAAACATTAAAAAATAGTAATTTAAAAGTTAAAGCAGAAAAAAACTATTTCAAGATAGAAATTAACTCTCAAGAGGATATTGAGAAGATTTCTAATTACTTTGGTAACACTTTATAA